In one window of Erinaceus europaeus chromosome 17, mEriEur2.1, whole genome shotgun sequence DNA:
- the LOC103122880 gene encoding olfactory receptor 51I1 — protein sequence MLDLNGTPFQPATLQLTGIPGMQTGQGWVALFFCILYLISITGNLSILALVIRESALHQPMYYFLSMLSLNDLGVSFSTLPTVLGTFCFNYRHVGFDACLVQMFFIHTFSFMESGILLAMSFDRFVAICDPLHYATVLTNRRILTMGLGILAKSFTTLFPFPFLVKRLPFCKGNVLHHSYCLHPDLMKVACGDVHVNNIYGLFVVIFTYGIDSTFILLSYALILRAVLAIASREQRLKALNTCMSHICAVLAFYVPIIAVSMIHRFWKRAPPAVHVMMSNVYLFVPPMLNPIIYSVKTKEIRRGILKVFSKSQR from the coding sequence ATGTTGGACCTCAATGGCACCCCCTTCCAGCCAGCCACACTCCAGCTGACAGGCATTCCTGGGATGCAGACAGGGCAAGGCTGGGTTGCCCTGTTTTTCTGCATTCTCTACCTGATCTCCATCACAGGCAACCTCAGTATCCTTGCTCTGGTGATCCGGGAGTCTGCTCTGCACCAGCCCATGTACTACTTCCTCTCTATGCTCTCTCTCAATGACTTGGGAGTCTCCTTCTCTACCCTGCCCACCGTGCTCGGCACCTTCTGCTTCAACTACCGCCATGTTGGCTTCGATGCCTGCTTAGTTCAGATGTTTTTCATTCACACGTTCTCCTTCATGGAGTCTGGCATCCTGCTGGCCATGAGCTTTGACCGTTTTGTGGCTATCTGTGACCCGCTGCATTATGCCACTGTGCTCACCAATAGACGCATCTTGACCATGGGCCTGGGCATCCTTGCCAAGAGTTTtaccaccctcttccctttcccctttctggTGAAACGACTGCCTTTCTGCAAGGGGAATGTTCTGCATCACTCATACTGCCTCCATCCAGATCTCATGAAAGTGGCCTGTGGAGATGTCCACGTTAACAACATCTACGGGCTCTTTGTGGTCATTTTCACATACGGCATTGACTCCACATTCATCCTGCTTTCTTATGCACTCATCTTGAGAGCTGTGCTAGCCATTGCATCCCGGGAGCAGAGACTCAAGGCGCTCAACACATGCATGTCACACATCTGTGCAGTGCTGGCCTTTTATGTGCCCATTATTGCGGTCTCCATGATCCATCGATTCTGGAAAAGGGCTCCACCCGCTGTTCATGTTATGATGTCGAATGTGTACCTATTTGTGCCCCCCATGCTCAACCCCATCATCTACAGTGTGAAGACAAAAGAGATCCGCAGAGGAATCCTCAAGGTCTTCAGTAAGTCACAGCGATGA